In Acidimicrobiia bacterium, one genomic interval encodes:
- a CDS encoding ABC transporter ATP-binding protein has protein sequence MTLTNTLERDFERLGNRDFDEPVSPFEPNAVVGRYPPPRAEIDPDASKGWIRRMQPLLVANKWLFLAAMALSVVSMVTQVAVPRVLMQGIDVALERRAAPLNHYVWILVALAVARGVAMLYYRLFLFKVAYGLEYDLRTTIYRHLTRMSFSFFDRVQTGQLISRANSDIRSVQMFLTFAPMVALQGISFVMAFSLMLSIHVGLTIVALLPLPFVFFVGLRMRSYMFPISWVVQARTADVATIVEENVTGTRVVRSFAAEGQQLNKLAGAAERLRWATTKQIDIRAKYAPIMENLPRLATALVLLYGSLLVIGDDISIGAIIAFTSYVVMLQAPFRMIGMIMMQSQRASASAARIYEILDETPEIEDRPGAIDLTNVEGAVSFKNVSFTYANGHEVLRNFNLEVKPGETVAIVGRTGSGKSTVARLLERFYEVSSGEVLVDGHNVKDVTLTSLRNHVGMVLDEPFLFSTTIRNNIAYGRPDATMEEIVAAANAANAAEFIDRLPKGYETLVGERGYTLSGGQRQRLAIARTLVVNPKVLILDDATSAIDVRIEELIHDALSSLMVERTTIVIAHRLSTIALAERVVLLEDGVIVASGSHLELMRTEPRYAAVLAHLEEDQERREKAREARQNKTTAAQMSDVQSQSVGGNSWA, from the coding sequence TTGACCTTAACTAACACTTTGGAGCGAGACTTCGAACGTCTCGGCAATCGAGATTTCGACGAACCGGTTTCTCCATTTGAACCCAATGCTGTGGTCGGGCGTTACCCTCCCCCACGCGCCGAGATTGACCCCGATGCCTCCAAAGGTTGGATTCGCCGTATGCAGCCGCTCTTGGTGGCTAACAAGTGGCTCTTTCTAGCTGCTATGGCGCTTTCAGTGGTTTCGATGGTGACCCAAGTAGCTGTACCAAGGGTTTTGATGCAAGGCATCGACGTGGCACTCGAACGACGTGCTGCTCCCCTTAACCATTACGTATGGATTTTGGTGGCCCTGGCAGTAGCTCGTGGTGTGGCGATGCTGTATTACCGTTTGTTCCTGTTCAAGGTGGCTTATGGCCTGGAATACGATCTACGGACCACTATTTATCGGCACCTCACCCGAATGTCGTTCAGCTTTTTCGACCGGGTACAAACTGGTCAGCTCATTTCTCGAGCCAACTCGGATATCCGTTCGGTCCAGATGTTTCTAACGTTTGCACCCATGGTGGCATTACAGGGCATCAGCTTTGTTATGGCCTTCAGCCTTATGCTTTCCATCCACGTGGGTCTTACGATTGTGGCGCTTCTACCGTTGCCGTTCGTGTTTTTTGTCGGTCTACGCATGCGCTCCTACATGTTTCCAATTTCTTGGGTGGTACAAGCCCGTACTGCCGACGTGGCAACAATCGTGGAGGAAAACGTTACCGGAACCCGAGTGGTTCGATCGTTCGCAGCTGAGGGTCAGCAGTTAAACAAGCTGGCAGGTGCAGCCGAGCGTTTGCGCTGGGCCACAACCAAGCAAATCGACATTCGGGCCAAGTACGCCCCGATTATGGAAAATTTGCCCCGCTTAGCAACCGCCCTGGTGTTGTTATACGGCAGCCTTTTGGTAATTGGTGACGATATTTCAATCGGCGCCATAATCGCCTTCACGAGCTATGTGGTCATGCTTCAGGCACCATTTCGGATGATCGGCATGATCATGATGCAAAGTCAACGTGCGTCAGCCTCAGCAGCACGAATCTATGAAATCTTGGACGAAACCCCTGAGATTGAGGATCGACCGGGTGCTATTGACCTAACGAACGTTGAAGGCGCTGTCAGCTTCAAGAACGTAAGTTTCACCTATGCCAATGGCCATGAGGTTCTGCGAAACTTCAACCTGGAAGTAAAACCTGGTGAGACGGTGGCCATCGTGGGCCGAACTGGCAGTGGGAAATCCACCGTAGCGAGACTCTTAGAACGGTTTTACGAGGTGTCCTCAGGTGAAGTTCTCGTTGATGGCCACAACGTTAAAGACGTAACCCTAACGAGCCTACGAAACCACGTTGGAATGGTGCTAGACGAGCCATTTTTGTTTTCAACCACCATTCGCAACAACATTGCATACGGCCGACCCGATGCCACCATGGAAGAAATCGTAGCGGCGGCCAATGCCGCCAACGCCGCCGAATTTATTGATCGTCTACCCAAGGGATACGAGACCTTGGTGGGTGAACGTGGCTACACCCTTTCGGGCGGTCAACGCCAGCGGCTAGCCATTGCTCGCACCCTGGTAGTAAATCCAAAAGTCCTAATTTTGGATGATGCTACCTCAGCAATTGATGTTCGAATCGAGGAGCTAATTCATGATGCTCTCAGTTCGCTTATGGTCGAGCGAACAACGATTGTGATTGCGCATCGCCTCTCAACCATCGCCCTGGCAGAACGGGTGGTGCTGTTAGAAGACGGTGTCATAGTGGCTTCGGGTAGCCACCTCGAATTGATGCGTACCGAACCTCGTTACGCGGCCGTTTTAGCGCACCTGGAAGAAGACCAAGAACGACGTGAAAAGGCCCGTGAGGCCAGGCAGAACAAGACTACTGCTGCTCAAATGAGTGACGTTCAAAGCCAGTCTGTGGGAGGTAACTCATGGGCATGA
- a CDS encoding MATE family efflux transporter → MNLSKKRIDAEILRLAIPALGSLLAEPLYILADTAVVGRLGTDRLAGLALASTILLVGYSIFIFLAYGTTAAVSRKLGANDLAGAAHQAVQSLWLAFMIGVVVAAVFFIGSDNLLGWLGSKPDFHSFARTYLKISLLGVPAMLVVLAGTGYLRGLQDTRTPLFVAVVSAVFNLVAEVILIYGFNFDIGASALTTVIAQYLSAGWYVYVIHRGIKQYSIGVKPDWHTIGQLGLVGRDLFLRTVALRGAIVATTAAAARHGATALGAHQLTFEIWNFAAMSLDAIAIAGQAMIGRFLGAGELTSAKAVGTRMLQWGFAAGAFALVAIVALHSFLPYWFTNDAQVAALAGSLLLVAAVAQPINGLAFVLDGLLIGASDMTFLAKAMLIAAVGYLILVVLVVWQNLAIQWLWWAFFGFMWLRFGVLYRRWRSGLWALTTSA, encoded by the coding sequence GTGAACCTTTCGAAAAAGCGTATTGACGCTGAAATTCTGCGATTAGCAATTCCGGCGTTGGGTTCTTTGCTGGCGGAACCGCTGTATATTTTGGCAGATACAGCGGTTGTTGGCCGGTTAGGTACTGATCGTTTGGCCGGCTTAGCCTTGGCCTCCACCATATTGTTGGTCGGCTATTCGATCTTCATATTCTTAGCCTATGGCACTACGGCTGCTGTCAGTCGCAAGCTGGGCGCCAATGACCTGGCCGGGGCTGCCCATCAGGCAGTGCAAAGTTTGTGGCTGGCCTTCATGATTGGTGTCGTCGTGGCAGCCGTTTTCTTCATTGGCAGCGACAACTTGTTGGGTTGGCTTGGCTCGAAACCTGATTTCCATTCCTTCGCTCGAACCTACTTAAAGATCAGTTTGCTGGGCGTACCCGCCATGCTGGTGGTGTTAGCCGGAACAGGCTATTTGCGTGGCCTGCAAGACACCCGAACACCACTATTTGTAGCGGTGGTTTCAGCAGTATTTAATTTAGTAGCGGAAGTGATACTAATTTATGGATTCAACTTCGACATCGGCGCTTCAGCTTTAACCACGGTAATTGCCCAATATTTGTCGGCTGGCTGGTATGTGTATGTTATACACCGGGGTATAAAGCAGTATTCGATTGGAGTCAAACCTGATTGGCATACGATTGGTCAGTTGGGTTTGGTGGGTCGCGATCTTTTCTTGCGCACCGTTGCTTTGAGAGGAGCGATTGTGGCTACAACGGCCGCTGCGGCTCGACACGGTGCCACGGCCTTGGGTGCTCATCAATTGACCTTTGAAATTTGGAACTTTGCAGCCATGTCGCTCGATGCCATTGCTATTGCAGGCCAGGCGATGATTGGACGCTTCCTGGGAGCAGGTGAATTGACGTCAGCTAAGGCGGTTGGAACTCGCATGCTCCAATGGGGCTTCGCCGCTGGTGCTTTTGCGTTGGTAGCTATCGTGGCGTTGCATAGTTTCCTTCCCTACTGGTTTACGAACGACGCCCAAGTGGCCGCCCTGGCTGGCAGTTTGTTGTTGGTAGCGGCGGTAGCTCAGCCCATTAACGGGCTGGCCTTTGTGCTAGATGGGCTTTTGATTGGTGCTAGCGACATGACGTTCTTGGCGAAAGCGATGCTCATCGCCGCCGTTGGTTACCTGATTCTCGTGGTGCTCGTTGTTTGGCAGAATTTGGCAATTCAATGGCTCTGGTGGGCGTTTTTTGGGTTTATGTGGTTACGCTTTGGTGTGCTTTATCGGCGTTGGCGTAGTGGTCTTTGGGCACTCACCACCTCGGCCTAG
- a CDS encoding acyl-CoA dehydrogenase family protein: protein MSDDELKEGRQDNETEAAFRSKVRAWFHDNVPAKSDGAQESTETRHIPGPIAPRPRPSPEEELAVTKQYQAALYDAGLAGLTWPKEFGGQGLTNRYQEIFNEEAANFRLPPTVLTIGLGMCGPTILEWGNDEVKKRYIPPMLRADEIWCQLFSEPGAGSDVASLAMRADRDGDEYILNGQKVWTSGAHYSDFGVVIARTDPEQPKHRGITMFIVDMKAPGVTIRPLVQITGGSNFNEVFFDNVRVHESHRLGPENEGWRAAVAMLANERVAIGSGSGARSDPLKPYVDLARAKGVDGDPVIRQRLAKLYSRQRVLSFIGLRTRAAVKSGQAPGPEGSIGKLFGALLSADAADLGASLAGMDAAAWDDDQTDSRWAMAVVAAPGGAIAGGTNEVQRNILGERVLGLPKEPQVDRDVPFRELKVGTQRS, encoded by the coding sequence GTGTCGGACGACGAGCTCAAAGAAGGTCGCCAAGACAACGAAACCGAAGCCGCCTTTCGGTCTAAAGTACGCGCTTGGTTTCACGATAACGTGCCAGCCAAGAGCGACGGAGCACAAGAGTCAACCGAAACAAGGCACATTCCAGGACCGATCGCGCCTCGCCCTAGACCAAGCCCAGAAGAAGAACTGGCAGTTACCAAGCAGTATCAAGCAGCTCTTTACGATGCAGGGTTAGCTGGACTGACCTGGCCGAAAGAATTCGGTGGCCAAGGTTTAACGAACCGTTATCAGGAGATCTTCAACGAGGAGGCGGCTAACTTCCGCCTGCCGCCCACGGTATTAACCATTGGTCTTGGAATGTGCGGTCCCACCATCTTGGAGTGGGGCAATGACGAAGTTAAGAAGCGTTACATTCCACCAATGCTGCGCGCCGATGAAATATGGTGCCAGCTCTTTTCAGAACCCGGTGCTGGCTCAGATGTTGCTAGTTTGGCTATGCGCGCCGACCGTGATGGCGATGAATACATCTTGAACGGTCAAAAGGTATGGACATCAGGTGCACATTACAGCGATTTCGGCGTAGTAATAGCTAGAACCGACCCTGAACAACCTAAACACCGTGGCATCACCATGTTTATTGTTGATATGAAAGCACCCGGGGTAACCATTCGTCCATTAGTGCAAATTACGGGTGGCTCTAACTTTAATGAGGTGTTCTTTGACAACGTTCGAGTTCATGAATCTCACCGTTTAGGTCCTGAAAATGAAGGCTGGCGTGCCGCGGTCGCCATGCTCGCCAATGAACGAGTGGCCATTGGTTCTGGTAGCGGTGCACGCAGTGACCCGCTAAAGCCATACGTTGATTTGGCCCGCGCCAAAGGAGTTGATGGTGACCCTGTGATTCGCCAGCGTTTAGCGAAACTGTATTCACGCCAACGCGTCCTTTCATTCATAGGGCTTCGAACCCGCGCCGCGGTAAAATCAGGCCAAGCACCGGGGCCAGAGGGTTCCATTGGCAAGCTTTTTGGCGCCCTGCTCAGCGCCGACGCTGCTGATTTGGGGGCTTCGCTAGCCGGTATGGACGCCGCCGCCTGGGACGACGACCAAACCGATAGTCGTTGGGCAATGGCTGTAGTGGCCGCGCCCGGTGGTGCGATCGCCGGTGGCACCAACGAGGTGCAACGCAATATTTTGGGCGAGCGGGTACTGGGCTTGCCTAAAGAGCCGCAAGTCGACCGCGACGTTCCGTTCCGCGAGTTAAAGGTTGGTACGCAGCGCTCTTAG
- a CDS encoding uracil-DNA glycosylase encodes MPTTDWNPLLRDQFEQPYWGPLQAFVAKERSTNTVYPPDKQVFRALHTTPYQSVRVVILGQDPYHGPKQAHGLAFSVASGVPLPPSLRNVLAERENDLGLPVPKSGDLSAWAAQGVLLLNTTLTVRAGEAGSHQGRGWESFTDEVIRVVSNKVEPVVFVLWGASARSKKALIDDSRHIIIESAHPSPLSAHRGFFGSRPFSRVNASLTSSGRPPIDWSLPQDQT; translated from the coding sequence GTGCCAACAACTGACTGGAACCCGCTTTTGCGGGACCAATTTGAACAACCCTACTGGGGTCCGCTTCAAGCTTTCGTAGCCAAAGAGCGAAGTACCAACACTGTATATCCCCCCGATAAGCAGGTCTTTCGGGCTTTACATACGACCCCGTACCAATCGGTGCGGGTCGTTATTTTAGGGCAAGATCCGTACCACGGTCCGAAACAGGCGCACGGTCTGGCGTTCTCAGTGGCGAGCGGTGTGCCCTTGCCGCCATCGCTGCGAAATGTGCTGGCGGAGCGCGAGAACGATCTAGGTCTGCCCGTGCCCAAAAGCGGTGATCTTTCGGCGTGGGCTGCCCAGGGCGTATTGCTACTAAACACCACCTTGACCGTGCGGGCAGGAGAAGCTGGATCGCATCAAGGCCGAGGTTGGGAGTCGTTCACCGACGAAGTCATTCGGGTGGTGTCTAACAAAGTCGAGCCGGTGGTCTTCGTTCTTTGGGGTGCCTCCGCCAGATCTAAGAAAGCGCTAATTGATGACTCTCGGCACATCATTATCGAAAGCGCTCATCCTTCACCTCTTTCAGCACACCGAGGTTTTTTCGGCAGTCGACCTTTCTCGAGAGTTAATGCTTCACTAACTAGCTCCGGTCGACCGCCGATCGATTGGTCTTTACCTCAAGACCAAACCTAA
- a CDS encoding SHOCT domain-containing protein, which produces MAANRTTFEKLQRDRAKKAKAAAKRARKLGQPTPGNEIPAEPTSVDAEWTIGDSDKPLSASELLEAVEQLQSQFDSKLITEDEFEERKIDLLARVSND; this is translated from the coding sequence ATGGCTGCTAATCGCACCACGTTCGAGAAACTGCAGCGCGATCGGGCAAAAAAGGCTAAAGCCGCCGCCAAACGTGCACGCAAACTCGGACAACCAACACCAGGTAATGAAATCCCGGCTGAACCCACTTCCGTTGACGCCGAGTGGACAATCGGCGATAGTGACAAACCGCTTTCGGCTTCTGAACTATTAGAAGCTGTCGAGCAGCTGCAATCGCAATTCGATTCCAAGCTCATCACCGAAGATGAATTTGAAGAACGAAAGATTGACCTGCTGGCACGGGTAAGCAACGACTGA
- a CDS encoding diguanylate cyclase, whose translation MDTSEPPQLDHDILRSDMWSALTDVSSDALLVLNSSLSITFAGGALASVLGKDAADLIGITATTLIHPDDHATVRGELGTIAPGLTAGPTQFRVLHADGTPRYVRAVVTNQLQEPNLASIVLSLNDITASIEAKDSMRRRDRDYRRLVEVTTTPIIISRNELIVFANFSALNLLGANTPEQVVDTPVTTYVKGFMPWDKPEELHVATEQYLSRCDGSTASAEFSTAPVMWEGEQATQIMIREVGSQRLAEMNLVYKATHDALTGLPNRSLMLDRLELAGARSIRTQRHYGVLFVDLDRFKAVNDGYGHDVGDELLIQVSQRLLQSIRPGDTVARLGGDEFVVLVEDLESPAVVELVVDRIHRALATPFHINNFDIFINSSIGVLVTAENPGAYSLLQHADAAMYAAKRAGRSRAVWFDESMLAIGSRHQEVMSQIKAAIENDEVMFAVDPIFSIASNQIEAVAAVFLWQHPVQGLVDIEEVVGNEAEDNLSVLLGTKGLRLVLEYLEAHPAYREPNHRPSDTTDQISAPVPGWLSGGVSALELLHPNFNDTLLNGLRASHLDPSIVALQVTEEVLNADPASTKSTLVEAQQAGVRVIIDDFCASAMSLRLLQELRPNYIKLDERCIRDVVSSAEIRDFVQSVIAIAHALGIGTIAKGVETSIQRDLLGELGCDLAQGRYYGPLRIPLGDGEWTPAILG comes from the coding sequence ATGGACACCTCTGAGCCCCCGCAACTCGATCACGATATTTTGCGCTCCGATATGTGGAGTGCTTTGACCGATGTTTCTAGTGATGCGTTGCTGGTATTAAATTCATCGCTGTCCATAACTTTTGCTGGTGGTGCCTTAGCGTCAGTACTTGGCAAAGATGCCGCCGACTTGATCGGTATCACCGCCACAACCCTTATTCACCCCGATGATCACGCAACAGTTAGGGGTGAACTCGGAACGATTGCGCCTGGTTTAACCGCTGGCCCCACACAATTTCGGGTTTTGCATGCTGATGGTACGCCACGGTACGTGCGGGCGGTTGTTACCAACCAGCTGCAAGAACCTAACCTGGCCAGCATCGTTTTGTCATTAAATGATATCACTGCCTCAATTGAGGCTAAAGATAGTATGCGTAGACGAGATCGTGACTATCGTCGCTTAGTAGAAGTAACTACCACCCCAATAATCATCTCGCGCAATGAGTTAATAGTATTTGCCAATTTCTCTGCATTGAATCTTTTGGGTGCAAATACACCGGAACAAGTAGTTGATACACCTGTAACAACATATGTAAAAGGTTTCATGCCTTGGGACAAACCCGAGGAATTACATGTTGCTACCGAGCAGTATCTGTCTCGCTGTGACGGCAGCACCGCCAGCGCCGAGTTCAGCACCGCTCCCGTAATGTGGGAGGGTGAACAAGCCACTCAAATAATGATCCGGGAAGTCGGTAGCCAGCGCCTGGCTGAAATGAACCTGGTCTATAAAGCAACTCATGATGCTTTAACAGGCTTGCCGAATCGCTCGTTGATGCTCGATCGCCTAGAACTAGCCGGTGCTCGTAGCATCAGAACACAACGACACTACGGTGTGTTGTTCGTAGACCTAGATCGCTTTAAGGCCGTCAACGATGGTTATGGCCACGATGTCGGCGATGAATTGTTGATCCAGGTTTCACAGCGCCTGCTGCAGTCGATTCGACCAGGCGACACCGTGGCACGTTTAGGTGGCGATGAGTTCGTGGTCTTGGTGGAAGATCTAGAGTCTCCCGCTGTAGTAGAGCTCGTTGTGGACCGAATTCACCGTGCTTTGGCAACGCCATTTCACATTAATAATTTCGATATATTTATAAATTCAAGTATTGGGGTCTTAGTTACCGCTGAAAATCCCGGAGCATACTCATTATTGCAACATGCTGATGCCGCGATGTACGCCGCCAAGCGTGCGGGGCGTAGCCGTGCAGTTTGGTTCGATGAATCTATGCTGGCCATTGGTTCCCGTCATCAAGAAGTAATGAGCCAAATTAAAGCTGCCATTGAAAACGATGAAGTAATGTTCGCGGTCGATCCAATATTCAGTATTGCTAGCAATCAAATCGAAGCGGTAGCGGCAGTCTTCTTATGGCAACATCCAGTTCAAGGCCTTGTTGATATTGAAGAAGTTGTGGGCAATGAAGCCGAAGATAACCTTTCGGTGCTGCTAGGCACCAAAGGTTTGCGTTTGGTTCTTGAATATCTCGAGGCACACCCCGCCTATCGTGAACCTAATCACCGACCGAGCGATACCACAGACCAAATATCGGCACCGGTGCCGGGCTGGTTAAGCGGTGGTGTTTCGGCTCTTGAATTATTACATCCGAATTTTAATGACACCTTGCTTAATGGCTTGCGGGCATCGCATCTAGATCCTTCGATTGTGGCACTCCAGGTGACTGAAGAGGTGCTCAATGCCGACCCTGCGAGTACAAAGTCGACCTTGGTTGAGGCACAACAAGCCGGAGTCAGAGTCATAATCGATGACTTCTGTGCCAGCGCCATGTCGTTACGATTGTTACAAGAGCTGCGCCCTAACTACATCAAGCTTGATGAACGCTGCATTCGAGACGTTGTTTCCTCGGCTGAGATCCGCGATTTTGTACAATCCGTAATTGCCATCGCCCACGCCCTTGGCATTGGCACTATCGCCAAAGGGGTTGAAACTTCAATCCAACGCGACCTCCTTGGCGAACTCGGCTGCGATCTGGCCCAAGGCCGTTACTACGGTCCGTTACGAATCCCCTTGGGCGACGGTGAGTGGACGCCTGCGATTCTTGGGTGA
- a CDS encoding ABC transporter ATP-binding protein translates to MGMMGGGGGFGGGFGGGGRNSSAAAGLPFAGIPPELQTKVDELLATEVAKDDPEVPFSHSSYDRRPLSLRTILAPHWLALVGSFLLVVVETAAQQVGPLLTQIGIDDGIRVGGGDGNRNVIYVVAALYLLSIALNIATARARVAWSGRVGERLMYDLRVRVFAHFQRLDVAFFTEEKAGRLMTRMTSDVESLTQLFHDGLVQMVVQGLTLIFVVVVLFFYNVKLALVTLLVIVPFMVAMTIWFRSASDKGYQAVRERIADVLAHLQESLSGVRIVVAHNRQHQNVVEHRNIVGDYKEANNYTAKVGATYGAGTEVVGIIGQALVLLIGGRMVLRGELTLGKLTAFVLYLNTFFAPIQQMVTLYNTYQSGQAALSKLRELLLTESTTPEKVDAVVLPPVRGEIRFDDVSFSYVPNKPVLQNVNLTIAAGETFALVGPTGAGKSTLANLVIRFYDPTDGVVSIDGFNLRDVSVKSLRSQLGIVPQEPFLFGGSIRDNVAFARPEATDEEVLAACRAVGVQDLIDRLPEGIHSPCHERGVSLSSGERQLLALARAFLARPRVLVLDEATSNLDLRSEVKIEQALDTLLEGRTAIIIAHRLSTAMRADRLAVVDQGGIIELGSHEELVALGGEYAKMFATWERQAGDGEVSVTT, encoded by the coding sequence ATGGGCATGATGGGTGGTGGCGGTGGTTTCGGTGGAGGCTTTGGCGGTGGCGGGCGCAACAGCAGCGCCGCGGCCGGGCTGCCCTTTGCCGGGATTCCACCGGAGCTTCAAACCAAGGTCGATGAGTTATTAGCTACAGAAGTCGCAAAAGATGACCCAGAAGTTCCTTTTAGCCATTCCAGCTACGATCGGCGACCTCTTAGCCTTCGTACAATATTGGCACCCCATTGGTTAGCGCTCGTCGGTTCGTTCTTGTTGGTGGTAGTGGAAACTGCGGCTCAACAAGTGGGGCCCCTGTTAACTCAAATTGGTATTGATGACGGTATTCGGGTTGGGGGCGGCGACGGCAACCGTAATGTTATTTATGTTGTAGCAGCGTTATATCTATTGAGTATTGCTCTCAATATTGCAACTGCTCGGGCGCGAGTTGCCTGGTCGGGCCGCGTTGGAGAACGGCTAATGTACGACTTGCGGGTACGAGTATTTGCACATTTCCAGCGGCTCGACGTGGCTTTTTTTACGGAAGAGAAAGCCGGACGTCTGATGACTCGCATGACAAGCGATGTCGAGAGCCTCACCCAACTGTTCCACGATGGCCTGGTGCAAATGGTGGTCCAGGGATTGACCCTGATTTTCGTTGTGGTTGTGCTGTTTTTCTACAACGTGAAGCTGGCCTTGGTCACACTGTTAGTCATTGTGCCCTTCATGGTGGCCATGACAATTTGGTTCCGCAGTGCTTCCGACAAAGGCTACCAAGCGGTTCGAGAGCGAATTGCGGATGTCTTGGCGCATCTTCAAGAAAGCCTCTCTGGGGTACGAATTGTGGTGGCCCACAACCGTCAACACCAAAATGTGGTTGAGCATCGCAATATTGTGGGCGATTACAAAGAAGCCAATAATTACACTGCCAAAGTCGGTGCCACCTACGGTGCTGGTACCGAAGTCGTTGGCATTATTGGTCAAGCATTGGTGCTTCTAATCGGCGGAAGAATGGTGCTGCGCGGGGAGCTTACGCTTGGCAAACTGACTGCCTTTGTGCTTTATCTGAATACGTTTTTCGCGCCCATTCAACAGATGGTGACCTTGTACAATACGTATCAATCAGGACAGGCTGCGTTATCGAAATTGCGCGAGCTCTTATTAACGGAATCAACGACACCGGAAAAGGTTGATGCCGTGGTTTTGCCGCCGGTGCGCGGCGAAATTCGCTTTGATGACGTGAGTTTTTCTTATGTACCGAACAAACCAGTTCTCCAAAATGTGAACCTCACTATTGCTGCGGGTGAAACCTTTGCGTTGGTGGGGCCCACCGGTGCCGGGAAATCGACCTTAGCTAACCTAGTAATCAGGTTCTATGACCCCACCGATGGTGTGGTGAGCATCGATGGTTTTAACCTTCGAGATGTCAGTGTGAAATCACTTCGTTCCCAACTGGGTATAGTGCCGCAAGAACCGTTTCTTTTTGGTGGTTCGATTAGAGACAACGTGGCCTTTGCCCGCCCTGAGGCTACAGATGAAGAAGTGTTGGCTGCCTGTCGGGCGGTGGGCGTGCAAGATTTAATCGACCGTCTACCTGAGGGCATCCACAGTCCGTGCCATGAAAGAGGCGTGTCACTTTCGTCGGGCGAGCGACAACTTTTGGCCCTTGCCAGAGCTTTCCTAGCCAGACCCAGGGTGTTGGTCTTAGACGAAGCAACCTCGAATCTAGATTTGCGGTCAGAAGTCAAGATCGAACAGGCCCTTGACACACTCTTGGAAGGCCGTACTGCAATTATCATCGCCCATAGGCTTTCCACAGCCATGCGCGCCGATCGATTGGCGGTAGTCGATCAAGGTGGAATCATTGAACTTGGTTCCCATGAAGAATTAGTGGCCTTGGGCGGTGAATACGCCAAGATGTTCGCTACCTGGGAACGTCAGGCCGGTGACGGAGAAGTATCAGTGACCACCTAA
- a CDS encoding Glu/Leu/Phe/Val dehydrogenase dimerization domain-containing protein → MTPLEAVNHYFSIAADVCRLSDSTRQVLSTPEREVRTEVPLRRDDGTLEVFIGYRVQHNNARGPFKGGIRYDPSADIEEVRALASLMTWKTALVDVPFGGAKGGIQVDPHDLSKLELERLTRSYARSMRRDFGANLDIPAPDMGTNAQVMAWLLDEYEQLEGLSPAMVTGKPVALGGSPGREAATGRGVISILNEVIKDHESHPGETTVAIQGFGNVGAWAAQHAFEQGYKVVAISDINGAIYSPNGINVPKLKAHYAQAERLDGFEKAESISGDELLALATEVLIPAATGEVLTIENADSVNAKIIMEAANHPVTPEADEILRDKGIHLVPDILVNAGGVTVSYFEWVQNTQGKQWAEQRIYDELRHTLTTAYREVKEVAETRGCCLRESAYIVAVERVAQAAMLRGSV, encoded by the coding sequence ATGACTCCACTTGAGGCCGTAAACCATTACTTTTCTATTGCTGCTGACGTCTGTCGATTGTCGGATTCAACTAGACAGGTATTGTCTACGCCGGAGCGAGAAGTTCGGACTGAAGTGCCCTTGCGGAGGGACGACGGCACTTTAGAGGTTTTTATCGGCTATCGAGTGCAACACAACAATGCCCGTGGCCCGTTCAAGGGTGGTATTCGGTACGATCCGAGCGCCGACATCGAAGAGGTACGGGCTTTGGCGTCGCTGATGACCTGGAAAACGGCTTTGGTAGACGTGCCTTTTGGTGGTGCCAAAGGTGGAATCCAGGTTGATCCACACGATTTATCTAAGCTTGAGCTCGAGCGACTAACCCGCAGTTATGCCCGTTCCATGCGGCGCGATTTCGGGGCGAATCTCGACATTCCAGCTCCCGACATGGGAACGAATGCCCAGGTCATGGCTTGGCTGTTAGACGAATATGAACAACTTGAGGGGCTCTCCCCCGCCATGGTTACCGGAAAACCGGTGGCGCTTGGAGGCTCGCCCGGACGTGAGGCCGCTACCGGGCGAGGTGTGATTTCAATTCTGAACGAAGTAATAAAAGATCACGAGTCGCATCCGGGTGAAACCACCGTAGCTATACAAGGATTCGGCAATGTTGGCGCTTGGGCCGCCCAACACGCTTTTGAGCAGGGTTACAAGGTGGTCGCAATTTCAGATATTAATGGAGCTATTTACTCTCCGAATGGAATTAATGTACCTAAGCTGAAAGCTCATTACGCGCAGGCTGAACGACTCGACGGATTCGAAAAGGCAGAATCAATTTCTGGTGATGAACTTCTAGCGTTGGCAACCGAGGTATTAATACCTGCCGCTACGGGCGAGGTTCTCACCATTGAAAATGCTGACTCGGTCAACGCGAAGATCATTATGGAAGCTGCTAACCACCCGGTTACCCCTGAAGCCGACGAGATTTTGCGTGATAAGGGTATCCATCTCGTCCCTGATATTTTGGTCAATGCTGGTGGCGTTACGGTCTCATATTTTGAATGGGTTCAAAATACGCAGGGTAAGCAATGGGCGGAACAACGAATTTACGATGAGCTGCGACATACGCTCACTACCGCCTATCGCGAAGTGAAAGAAGTGGCTGAAACTAGAGGCTGTTGCTTGCGAGAGTCGGCTTACATTGTGGCGGTAGAAAGAGTCGCGCAAGCCGCCATGCTGCGAGGTTCGGTTTAG